In the genome of Gloeomargarita sp. SKYB120, one region contains:
- a CDS encoding glutamyl-tRNA reductase has translation MPVAVVGLSHKTAPVEVREKLSIPEEKRVAAIQELCSYPHIQEATVLCTCNRMEVYFVTGDTHHGIREVTAFLSEHSGIPLPQLRPYLFTLLHQDAVMHLLRVAAGLDSLVLGEGQILAQVKHSHKLGQDAKGTGTVLNRLFRGALEAGKRVRAETGISSGAMSISSAAVELAHLRVPQLHRARVTVVGAGKMARLLVTHLVAKGVNRLTLVNRSAERAMELASQFPETQIHIRPLEELAKTIPESDVVFTSTASTEPLIHRALLQSWLLPHQSLMLFDISVPRNVSADVNELPHVHTYNVDDLREVVSRNQERRRQMVIEAEAILEEELEAFDMWWQSLETVPTLNQLREKVEAIRTQELEKALSRLGADLSGKHREVVEALTKGIVNKILHDPMVQLRAQRDIMARRRAIQALHTLFNLNPEESLSQS, from the coding sequence ATGCCCGTTGCGGTGGTGGGTTTGAGTCACAAGACAGCGCCGGTGGAGGTGCGGGAAAAACTGAGCATTCCTGAAGAAAAGCGCGTCGCCGCCATTCAAGAACTGTGCAGTTATCCCCATATCCAAGAAGCCACGGTCCTGTGTACCTGCAACCGGATGGAGGTCTATTTCGTCACCGGCGATACCCACCACGGCATCCGGGAGGTCACGGCCTTTTTGTCGGAGCACAGCGGCATTCCCCTGCCCCAGCTACGGCCTTACCTGTTCACGCTGTTGCACCAGGACGCGGTGATGCACTTGTTGCGGGTGGCGGCGGGTCTGGACAGTTTAGTGCTGGGAGAAGGACAAATCCTGGCTCAGGTCAAACACAGCCACAAGCTTGGGCAAGACGCCAAGGGCACCGGCACCGTCCTGAACCGCCTGTTTCGGGGCGCATTGGAAGCGGGTAAACGGGTGCGGGCGGAAACGGGCATCAGCAGCGGGGCAATGTCCATTTCGTCGGCGGCGGTGGAATTAGCCCACTTGCGGGTACCCCAGTTGCACCGGGCGCGGGTGACGGTCGTCGGCGCTGGGAAAATGGCGCGGCTACTGGTGACGCACCTGGTGGCCAAGGGGGTCAACCGGTTAACGCTGGTGAATCGTTCGGCGGAACGGGCCATGGAACTGGCCAGTCAATTCCCCGAGACTCAAATCCACATCCGTCCCCTGGAAGAGTTGGCGAAAACCATCCCCGAATCCGATGTGGTCTTTACCAGCACGGCGTCCACCGAACCCCTAATTCACCGGGCGTTATTGCAATCCTGGCTCTTGCCCCATCAATCCCTGATGCTCTTTGACATTTCTGTGCCCCGCAATGTCTCTGCCGATGTGAACGAATTGCCCCACGTGCATACCTACAACGTGGACGACCTGCGGGAAGTGGTCAGTCGCAACCAGGAGCGGCGGCGGCAAATGGTCATCGAAGCCGAAGCCATTTTGGAAGAAGAACTGGAAGCCTTCGACATGTGGTGGCAATCGCTGGAGACGGTGCCTACGCTGAACCAGTTGCGGGAAAAAGTCGAAGCCATTCGCACCCAGGAATTGGAAAAAGCCCTATCCCGTCTCGGCGCTGATTTGAGCGGCAAGCACCGGGAAGTGGTGGAAGCTTTGACCAAAGGCATTGTCAATAAAATCCTGCACGACCCGATGGTGCAATTGCGGGCGCAGCGGGACATTATGGCTCGACGCCGGGCGATTCAAGCGTTACACACCCTGTTTAATCTCAATCCCGAAGAGTCCTTGTCCCAAAGCTAA
- a CDS encoding DEAD/DEAH box helicase, which yields MNHYLDPVAVIRQLREDLIRYLLTAYPLRDDNLRQQFKEELEKPGNIWQVPYLEGTQPYRPSLTLRQLTEQGVLHPDILQFFDPDRPLYQHQVEAIRAVVTNQENVIVATGTGSGKTECFLIPIIDTMLREGSRLQQAGVRVLILYPMNALVNDQIKRLRSLLCHQCETSYLIKFSFYTSRTCKKPKDADSQLRDELAAYSDEELLRLIPCDERDHAKQLISDGHREEVVKQAVQTVRRVQVLSREEIQSSPPHILVTNYSMLEYMLIRPREREAIFERSRGYFHLLVLDEAHTYNGSVGTEVSMLLKRLKHTVGIDTAGQLRCIATSATLGDRSADTQIQQFAQDLFGEAFKQVIRGERVSPVERLGQPYNLPEHVLAEEIYEYFYALNLPDLQADLTEWERELSYIVPPDQLESAKRKVEHLPYPQKIHSFLWYALKQHPLFHRVIELLAAGPKPWEEVTQSPLLWSVHTGLDGAITEQEKQKLEQALAHLLQLGTLARESPESLPLLPVRLHLLFRSMEGAYVCVNPKCPGTEGLPNQRYGKLYLSQKKICDYCKSPVLELASCRKCGQAYTLMRLDSQGRLLPLPSSLEALEVDPSVYVLSTGLDSMTLDEEEEETELSPTGWCLLHQRDGWLGEVGRSSNPSCDISGNHYRLTWHVPPGTKNTQGGYLSKCPACSANRRQTSVISRFVSYTDAPLEVMIDSLFTLLPESARPTHQPTRRKLLVFSDVRQDAAFFASDFQRTHTEVLYRQCVWQAFQQSRDPQGVASVGQVENALIQYFLTASIPHPDRSPEWHHQSYVPHDPLDSSAKNRKDCEDRARRRARELLLREFGLPASRRFSIESLGLLTCHLDWHDVHYQAWIDEICKDFQVSPSEAVVFLTALTDLIRLYGLVSIERPSDYFPEVGGIEGEQPSLLDSHGRIKKFLKLQKAIKDDRNAISFCAYFAANNRLVTSAFANYFEKVFGWDAQSEYEQLKKVQIKFYEWMDQYGIFTKYGHGYQLTWNLLNIYETKSDWCRCNTCRQIMHLPYFSQVDNVSSSFNIRKCPIFKCTGVLEPITLETINDDYNHYRYLICSREILPLRAQEHTAQLETDDLAQRESRFRRGSVNLLSCSTTLEMGVDIGELQAVVMRNFPPHVSNYQQRAGRAGRRTDGVAVSLVYGQRRPHDRYYFEQPELLIAGKNQIPKLDPTNSQIQERHIRTELLAAFLRKHDCSVESLTIANFFDLPSNVLSLSSSDDFNPSPQSLAVQFLHWLATTEAQETAKFWLSKLANQSNSEMSFLNQFVASMRCFEKQQLLDWSSLVDMRIYLENERRERPTERKRIDRRIDSVEAELKKVTERRLHDELARAGILPIYGFPIDVVRLMTGEKDPQGRTKHRLERDRRVALSEYAPGQDVIVDDRVYTSVGIVQPNKLEERYYWICQHCNYFTSGVKSETFETCSVCGGVPSVAIAKKSRPYRIPIAFTTEWGTEPKVTPYIKPKRQPTSQVFLAQEGHQTECLSGEHELFQLIYSRGGRFFLCNQGPSFRGYAICRLCGRDLTAQVEEQEDHQKKSKSKKSGPIQHTNPMTNRPCSGTYEWISLGHEFVSDLLKIRFKPETNTPRLFAVKHVTTGQEVLSLDASPQVNVDFWRSLTYALLAAAAQVIDVPRNELDGLFRPVSEGNITAEIIIYDNVPGGAGYSRKIGENFTQVLERAYEIVRSCRCSRSCYSCLRTYANQIFHDQLDRHQVEQFLQPLMEKIMPDPELQAFAPDAYRISHQKALQEFNAYSQHADGQSIIYLPELPHPEPFALHNLEQLIKAVYSRNQSVELIVSQLPQPTSPTARLLRKRLFQWLDQGVLQLYLLQDQERRPIELCLSSYVGAHRLALQGALDSETGEWLKTTTERGVNTVLQRLQHLKQQARPVMAAELEDKNTEVVFPDKTWKSMSITTLQQRLKWTQFLTPSPAKVIHYQDRYLQPEQAEILIGLLEQQLGPGTEKMILEMVQLWDENQEQNYKRRAEIQRVIQNYLQQKGLAVTLELKCYPPQQLKAIPHMRKLTLIDGEQRHHQVLFDKGLDFLVKDEQGTYSVTEPTYIVLLRG from the coding sequence ATGAACCACTATCTTGATCCAGTTGCTGTTATTCGTCAGTTGCGTGAGGATTTAATTCGCTATTTGCTCACGGCCTATCCCCTGCGAGATGACAACCTACGTCAGCAATTCAAGGAAGAACTAGAAAAACCTGGCAACATCTGGCAAGTGCCTTATCTGGAAGGAACACAGCCCTATCGTCCTTCTTTAACATTGCGTCAATTAACCGAGCAGGGTGTTTTGCATCCAGATATTCTTCAATTCTTTGACCCTGACCGCCCTCTCTACCAACATCAAGTTGAAGCCATACGTGCTGTAGTAACCAATCAAGAAAACGTTATTGTAGCCACTGGAACTGGCTCAGGTAAGACAGAATGCTTTTTGATCCCTATTATTGATACGATGCTTAGGGAAGGTTCAAGGCTACAACAGGCAGGAGTGAGAGTTTTGATTTTATATCCTATGAACGCTCTGGTTAATGACCAGATTAAACGCTTACGTAGCCTACTGTGTCATCAGTGCGAGACGTCCTATCTTATCAAATTTAGTTTTTATACAAGTCGTACTTGTAAGAAACCGAAGGATGCAGACTCACAACTTCGGGATGAGCTAGCAGCCTATAGCGATGAGGAATTACTACGACTTATACCCTGCGATGAACGAGATCATGCAAAGCAGCTCATTTCAGACGGTCATCGAGAGGAGGTAGTCAAACAAGCTGTTCAGACAGTCAGAAGGGTTCAGGTACTGTCCCGCGAGGAAATCCAATCTTCGCCGCCACACATCCTGGTGACCAACTATTCCATGTTGGAGTACATGTTGATTCGACCTCGGGAACGAGAAGCTATCTTTGAGCGCTCACGGGGATATTTTCACCTGTTAGTCCTTGATGAAGCTCATACCTATAATGGTTCAGTTGGTACAGAAGTTTCTATGCTGCTAAAGCGACTGAAACATACAGTGGGTATAGATACGGCAGGTCAATTACGCTGTATTGCAACTAGTGCAACGCTTGGCGACCGGTCAGCCGATACCCAAATCCAACAGTTTGCCCAGGATTTGTTCGGTGAAGCATTTAAGCAGGTCATACGGGGAGAACGGGTATCGCCTGTCGAACGACTGGGACAGCCCTACAACCTACCTGAACACGTCCTGGCAGAAGAGATCTATGAATACTTCTATGCATTAAACTTACCGGATTTGCAAGCAGATTTAACAGAATGGGAACGCGAATTAAGTTATATTGTTCCGCCAGACCAACTTGAAAGCGCAAAGCGAAAAGTTGAACACCTACCTTATCCACAAAAAATACACAGCTTCCTTTGGTATGCACTTAAACAACATCCCCTTTTTCATCGAGTCATTGAGTTATTAGCAGCAGGTCCAAAACCCTGGGAGGAAGTAACTCAGTCGCCTTTGCTTTGGTCGGTCCATACCGGTTTAGATGGCGCTATAACTGAGCAGGAAAAACAAAAACTTGAACAAGCTCTAGCCCATCTACTACAGTTAGGTACGCTGGCCAGAGAAAGTCCTGAGAGCTTACCCTTGCTACCAGTACGATTGCATCTGCTATTTCGCAGTATGGAAGGGGCCTATGTTTGTGTGAACCCTAAGTGTCCTGGTACAGAGGGCTTACCAAACCAGCGCTATGGAAAGCTCTACTTGAGTCAGAAGAAAATTTGTGACTACTGTAAATCACCGGTCCTGGAACTAGCCAGTTGCCGCAAATGTGGACAAGCGTATACTTTGATGCGCCTCGATAGTCAAGGACGATTATTGCCTTTACCTTCTTCCCTAGAGGCCTTGGAAGTTGATCCATCGGTTTACGTGTTAAGCACTGGTTTAGATAGCATGACCTTGGATGAAGAAGAAGAAGAAACAGAGCTGTCGCCAACAGGGTGGTGTTTGCTACATCAGCGTGATGGTTGGTTGGGAGAAGTTGGACGTAGCAGCAACCCAAGTTGTGATATTTCTGGGAACCATTACCGGTTGACCTGGCATGTACCACCAGGCACGAAAAATACCCAAGGAGGATACTTGTCCAAGTGTCCGGCCTGTTCGGCGAACCGACGTCAAACCTCTGTGATTAGCCGTTTTGTGTCCTATACCGATGCACCACTGGAAGTGATGATTGATAGCCTGTTTACACTGCTACCTGAATCAGCTAGACCAACGCATCAGCCAACACGGCGTAAATTGCTTGTTTTCTCGGACGTGCGACAAGATGCAGCTTTCTTTGCTTCTGACTTTCAACGCACGCATACCGAAGTTCTCTATCGTCAGTGTGTCTGGCAAGCTTTCCAACAGTCTCGCGACCCACAGGGAGTTGCTTCCGTAGGTCAAGTAGAAAACGCGCTCATTCAATATTTTTTGACCGCTTCTATTCCTCACCCAGACCGCTCTCCTGAGTGGCACCATCAGAGCTATGTGCCTCATGATCCCCTTGATAGTAGCGCAAAGAATCGAAAGGATTGTGAAGACCGCGCTCGCCGTCGCGCTAGAGAATTGCTGTTGCGCGAGTTTGGATTACCTGCATCGCGTCGTTTCTCGATAGAATCCCTTGGATTGTTAACCTGTCATCTGGATTGGCATGATGTGCATTACCAGGCCTGGATAGACGAAATCTGCAAAGACTTTCAAGTATCTCCATCGGAAGCCGTCGTTTTCTTGACCGCACTGACCGATTTGATCCGGCTTTACGGTTTGGTCAGCATCGAAAGGCCGTCAGACTATTTCCCAGAAGTGGGTGGTATTGAAGGAGAGCAGCCCAGTCTCCTGGATAGTCATGGTCGAATTAAGAAGTTTCTAAAACTCCAGAAAGCAATTAAAGATGATCGGAATGCTATCTCTTTTTGCGCCTATTTTGCGGCAAACAATCGCTTAGTCACCAGCGCCTTTGCTAACTACTTTGAAAAAGTATTTGGCTGGGATGCGCAAAGTGAATATGAACAACTTAAGAAGGTACAAATCAAGTTCTATGAGTGGATGGATCAGTATGGTATTTTTACAAAGTATGGCCACGGTTATCAACTGACCTGGAACCTCCTAAATATCTACGAGACAAAATCGGATTGGTGCCGTTGTAATACCTGCCGGCAGATAATGCACCTACCCTACTTTTCGCAGGTTGATAACGTATCTAGCAGTTTTAACATTAGAAAGTGTCCCATTTTCAAATGCACTGGTGTTTTAGAGCCTATCACTCTCGAAACTATCAATGATGATTACAACCACTACCGCTATCTGATTTGCAGTCGAGAGATTTTACCTCTACGAGCACAGGAACACACTGCTCAGTTGGAAACGGATGATTTGGCCCAACGAGAAAGTCGGTTTCGCCGAGGGAGTGTCAATCTCCTAAGTTGCTCAACAACTTTGGAAATGGGGGTAGATATTGGTGAATTGCAAGCAGTTGTCATGCGCAATTTTCCGCCCCATGTCAGTAATTATCAACAGCGGGCTGGTCGAGCTGGACGACGCACGGATGGGGTGGCTGTTAGCCTTGTCTATGGTCAACGTCGTCCTCATGACCGCTACTACTTTGAACAACCCGAGCTGTTGATTGCAGGTAAAAACCAGATTCCCAAACTGGATCCTACAAACTCCCAAATTCAAGAACGTCATATTCGGACAGAGCTATTAGCTGCCTTTTTACGGAAGCACGACTGCAGTGTGGAGAGCTTGACTATTGCCAACTTTTTTGACTTACCGTCTAATGTTCTATCACTGTCTTCCAGCGATGACTTTAACCCATCCCCCCAATCTTTAGCGGTGCAGTTCTTGCATTGGTTGGCAACGACTGAAGCCCAAGAAACAGCTAAGTTCTGGTTGTCTAAGCTAGCTAATCAGTCAAACTCGGAGATGAGCTTCCTAAATCAATTTGTAGCATCCATGCGCTGCTTTGAGAAGCAACAACTCCTTGATTGGTCGAGCCTGGTTGATATGCGAATTTACCTAGAAAATGAGAGAAGAGAAAGGCCTACGGAACGGAAAAGGATTGACCGGCGTATTGACAGTGTTGAAGCAGAGCTGAAAAAAGTCACTGAACGTCGTTTGCACGACGAATTGGCTCGAGCTGGCATTTTACCCATTTACGGTTTCCCAATTGATGTAGTACGTCTCATGACGGGGGAGAAAGACCCGCAAGGCCGGACAAAACATCGCCTGGAGCGGGACCGGCGTGTTGCCTTGAGCGAATATGCGCCAGGTCAAGATGTTATTGTGGATGACCGGGTGTACACCAGCGTCGGTATTGTTCAGCCCAATAAGTTGGAGGAACGTTACTACTGGATATGTCAGCACTGCAACTACTTTACTTCAGGTGTTAAGAGCGAAACGTTTGAGACGTGTTCCGTTTGCGGTGGAGTACCGAGTGTGGCCATTGCCAAAAAGAGTCGTCCCTATAGAATACCCATCGCCTTTACCACTGAATGGGGTACGGAACCGAAAGTAACCCCCTATATCAAACCCAAACGCCAGCCAACATCACAGGTTTTCTTGGCCCAGGAAGGTCATCAAACGGAATGTTTATCTGGTGAGCATGAACTCTTCCAGTTGATTTATAGTCGCGGAGGACGATTTTTCTTGTGCAATCAGGGTCCAAGTTTCAGGGGATATGCCATTTGTCGACTCTGCGGACGGGACTTAACAGCCCAGGTTGAAGAACAGGAAGACCATCAGAAGAAATCGAAGAGCAAAAAGTCTGGACCTATTCAACACACGAACCCCATGACAAACCGGCCCTGTTCTGGTACCTATGAGTGGATCAGTTTGGGGCATGAATTTGTGAGTGACTTGCTGAAAATTCGGTTCAAACCGGAAACCAATACCCCCCGATTATTTGCTGTTAAACATGTCACGACAGGACAGGAGGTTCTCTCCCTGGACGCATCGCCCCAAGTCAATGTTGATTTTTGGCGGTCTTTGACCTACGCGCTCTTGGCGGCAGCGGCTCAAGTGATTGACGTCCCCCGCAACGAGCTAGACGGTTTATTTCGACCCGTTTCAGAAGGAAATATCACAGCGGAAATTATCATCTATGACAACGTGCCTGGCGGAGCGGGCTACAGCCGGAAGATTGGTGAAAACTTTACTCAGGTGTTGGAACGGGCCTATGAAATTGTCCGCTCTTGTCGTTGTAGTCGCAGTTGCTATAGTTGCTTGCGAACTTATGCCAATCAAATATTTCATGACCAGCTGGACCGGCACCAGGTTGAGCAATTTCTGCAACCGCTGATGGAAAAAATCATGCCCGATCCGGAACTACAGGCGTTTGCGCCGGATGCCTATCGTATTTCCCATCAGAAAGCCCTACAGGAGTTCAATGCCTACAGCCAACATGCCGACGGTCAAAGTATTATCTATCTCCCGGAATTGCCACACCCAGAACCTTTTGCCCTGCATAATCTAGAACAGCTCATCAAAGCAGTTTATAGCCGCAATCAAAGCGTGGAACTCATTGTGAGCCAACTGCCCCAACCGACTTCCCCGACTGCTCGGTTGCTGCGCAAGCGACTGTTTCAATGGCTTGACCAAGGTGTTTTGCAACTGTATCTTCTTCAGGATCAGGAACGGCGACCGATTGAGTTATGTCTTAGCAGCTATGTTGGTGCCCACCGGTTGGCTCTACAGGGCGCTTTAGACTCTGAAACCGGTGAATGGCTAAAAACGACGACAGAACGCGGTGTTAATACGGTGCTTCAGCGTTTGCAACATCTCAAACAGCAAGCGCGACCGGTGATGGCTGCGGAACTGGAGGATAAAAACACTGAGGTGGTATTCCCCGATAAGACCTGGAAGTCTATGAGTATTACGACGTTGCAGCAACGACTCAAATGGACGCAATTTCTGACCCCCTCGCCCGCTAAAGTCATTCACTATCAAGACCGGTACCTGCAACCAGAACAGGCGGAAATTTTAATAGGTCTATTGGAGCAACAGCTTGGCCCTGGTACTGAAAAGATGATTTTAGAAATGGTGCAGCTTTGGGATGAGAACCAGGAGCAAAATTACAAGCGTAGAGCCGAAATCCAGCGCGTCATCCAAAACTATCTTCAGCAAAAGGGTTTAGCGGTTACGCTCGAGCTGAAGTGCTATCCCCCTCAACAGCTCAAAGCCATTCCCCACATGCGTAAATTAACCCTGATTGATGGGGAGCAACGACACCACCAAGTCCTGTTCGACAAGGGGTTGGATTTCTTGGTCAAGGATGAGCAGGGTACCTATTCAGTGACAGAACCAACCTATATTGTTCTGCTCAGGGGTTAG